The following coding sequences lie in one Halorarum halophilum genomic window:
- a CDS encoding ribonuclease catalytic domain-containing protein translates to MTDASSDEDEQAAAGTAEGQGPVRITEDLAGHLQDKREELFEEFEIRDAFPPEVKREAKDRTEDVIEEIRSEVDERRDLRDLTTWTTDPIDAQDFDDAISIEEHDEEYRLWVHIADVSHYVHPESTMWEEAVKRCNTVYLPAYTIHMLPPVLAETVCSLVPNEDRLAHTVEMRLDKETLSFEELDIYKSVINSDERLTYSQCEERLDDPDLPLHEENVLAYEVADRMHEQRKADGSLVLNPSRDRAHTIIEECMLKANKAVTHELMWNRGVEAMYRVHPQPTPDQWNEALREIQETEGVSIPGDSWDDPRKAVNAALEEAPGRALNKIQRAVLKVMPRAKYMNDPFGGHHALNFDIYGHFTSPIRRLSDLINHWIVHTNDVPEDLVELCDRASDKQKDGETVERLYKQFMQEVGLDPYAVNNRGLEVVEDPEDATHETPETVPK, encoded by the coding sequence ATGACTGACGCTTCTAGCGACGAGGACGAACAGGCGGCCGCGGGCACCGCCGAGGGACAGGGTCCCGTCCGGATCACCGAGGACCTCGCCGGCCACCTCCAGGACAAGCGCGAGGAGCTGTTCGAGGAGTTCGAGATCCGCGACGCCTTCCCGCCCGAGGTGAAACGGGAGGCGAAGGACCGGACGGAGGACGTGATCGAGGAGATCCGGTCCGAGGTCGACGAGCGACGGGACCTCCGGGACCTGACGACCTGGACGACCGATCCGATCGACGCGCAGGACTTCGACGACGCCATCTCCATCGAGGAGCACGACGAGGAGTACCGGCTCTGGGTCCACATCGCCGACGTCTCCCACTACGTCCACCCCGAGTCGACGATGTGGGAGGAGGCGGTCAAACGCTGTAACACGGTGTACCTGCCCGCCTACACCATTCACATGCTCCCGCCGGTGCTCGCGGAGACGGTCTGCTCGCTCGTCCCGAACGAGGACCGCCTCGCCCACACCGTCGAGATGCGCCTCGACAAGGAGACGCTCTCGTTCGAGGAGCTGGACATCTACAAGTCGGTCATCAACTCCGACGAGCGGCTCACCTACTCGCAGTGCGAGGAGCGACTGGACGACCCCGACCTCCCGCTCCACGAGGAGAACGTCCTCGCCTACGAGGTGGCCGACCGGATGCACGAGCAGCGGAAGGCCGACGGCTCGCTCGTCCTCAACCCCAGCCGGGACCGCGCGCACACCATCATCGAGGAGTGCATGCTGAAGGCGAACAAGGCGGTCACCCACGAACTGATGTGGAACCGCGGGGTCGAGGCGATGTACCGCGTCCACCCCCAGCCGACACCCGACCAGTGGAACGAGGCGCTCCGGGAGATCCAGGAGACGGAGGGCGTCTCCATCCCGGGCGACTCGTGGGACGACCCGCGGAAGGCCGTCAACGCCGCGCTGGAGGAGGCACCGGGGCGCGCGCTCAACAAGATCCAGCGGGCCGTGCTGAAGGTGATGCCCCGCGCGAAGTACATGAACGACCCGTTCGGGGGCCACCACGCGCTCAACTTCGACATCTACGGCCACTTCACCTCGCCCATCCGTCGACTGTCGGACCTCATCAACCACTGGATCGTCCACACGAACGACGTGCCGGAGGACCTCGTGGAACTGTGCGACCGGGCGTCGGACAAGCAGAAGGACGGCGAGACGGTCGAACGGCTGTACAAGCAGTTCATGCAGGAGGTCGGACTCGACCCCTACGCGGTGAACAACCGCGGGCTCGAGGTCGTCGAGGACCCCGAGGACGCGACCCACGAGACGCCCGAGACGGTACCCAAGTAA
- a CDS encoding HalOD1 output domain-containing protein — MSQGIPLSAEVVERVAEREGVRPTHLGEPLNDYIDPDALDALFDDAGDSGTSREGSVEFTYCGYKVVARSSGAVAVEELPEAGEASRNHSTIE; from the coding sequence ATGAGTCAGGGCATCCCGTTAAGCGCCGAAGTCGTCGAACGGGTCGCCGAACGGGAAGGCGTCCGACCGACGCATCTCGGCGAACCGCTGAACGACTACATCGATCCGGACGCGCTGGACGCGCTGTTCGACGACGCCGGCGATAGCGGGACCAGCCGTGAGGGGAGCGTTGAGTTCACATACTGCGGCTACAAGGTCGTCGCGAGGAGTTCCGGCGCCGTCGCCGTCGAGGAACTGCCGGAGGCGGGCGAGGCGTCACGGAATCACTCCACGATCGAGTGA
- a CDS encoding HalOD1 output domain-containing protein: MTRYSHVMEEPTSEIGSVRETYVADPNAPLTDAILDAIQDSMGQDLERSHFALFDDIDHEALNDLFHRNSTPRTTVTISGDGVAVELWRDDETYISVVESPDESEGRRADPE, from the coding sequence GTGACGCGTTACTCCCACGTGATGGAGGAGCCGACTTCCGAGATTGGTAGTGTACGGGAAACTTATGTGGCGGATCCGAACGCGCCCCTTACGGACGCGATACTCGACGCCATTCAGGACAGCATGGGGCAGGACCTCGAGCGATCCCACTTCGCCCTCTTCGACGACATCGACCACGAGGCGCTGAACGACCTCTTCCACAGAAACTCGACCCCGAGAACGACCGTAACCATTTCGGGGGACGGCGTGGCGGTCGAACTGTGGCGGGACGACGAGACCTACATCAGCGTCGTCGAGAGTCCCGACGAGTCGGAGGGTCGACGGGCGGACCCCGAATGA
- a CDS encoding bacterio-opsin activator domain-containing protein yields MSVVVEMTVPAESFTLSHALTARPDVTVEAERVASHSPEWALPFLWASGSELDAFYDAMKDDPTIDTVGVIEEAGEEVLYKVEWSDEVLDLITVMIDQHAIILEATAQAADWRLRIRFAKHEQVSSFRDHFAEQGRQFEVTNLHQPTTPRQREFGLTPEQRDALVTALETGYFEVPRDSSIKELGDELGISSNAVSQRLRRGSTNLIRNSLVIDTDEGPETED; encoded by the coding sequence ATGAGCGTCGTCGTCGAGATGACTGTCCCTGCCGAGTCGTTCACCCTGTCGCACGCCCTGACAGCGAGACCCGACGTGACGGTCGAGGCCGAACGGGTGGCGTCGCACAGCCCCGAGTGGGCGCTCCCGTTCCTCTGGGCGTCGGGCAGCGAGTTGGATGCATTCTACGACGCGATGAAGGACGACCCGACCATCGATACCGTCGGTGTCATCGAAGAGGCGGGGGAGGAGGTGTTGTACAAGGTCGAGTGGTCCGACGAGGTCCTCGACCTGATCACGGTGATGATCGACCAGCACGCCATCATCCTGGAAGCCACCGCCCAGGCCGCTGACTGGAGACTCCGGATCCGGTTCGCGAAGCACGAGCAGGTCTCGTCGTTCCGGGACCACTTCGCGGAGCAGGGTCGCCAGTTCGAGGTCACGAACCTCCACCAGCCGACTACGCCTCGCCAACGCGAGTTCGGACTGACCCCCGAACAGCGCGACGCGCTGGTCACAGCACTCGAGACAGGCTACTTCGAGGTTCCGCGCGACAGCTCGATCAAGGAACTTGGTGACGAACTCGGCATCTCCTCGAACGCGGTGTCCCAGCGACTCCGGAGGGGTTCCACAAACCTCATCCGGAACTCGCTGGTGATCGACACGGACGAGGGCCCAGAAACTGAAGACTGA